The genomic window CCAGCCATGTAAGTTAATACTTTTGCTAATTCGCCTCTTGTATTAGGAATACTTATTACCATTTTATATTGATAAACTGTATCTTTTGTCCATTTACAAAAAAGCATTTGTTGATTTGTTTTAATTTTATCGTAGGCTTTATCACACATTTTGTGATGTATTATAGCTTCATTTCCATTTTTAAACGCAACAATATCATCTCCAAACTTTGGATGACAACAGTGGTCAAATGATACAGAACTTATACTGAAATTTGAATATATTAATATATTATCGAACTTAGATTCTTTAATTTTACTAGTAAAAATTTTAAATCTAGTCATTAAACCTTTATGACTTATGATTTTTTTCTCTATAGTTTGTTTTGTATGTTTGAAAAAATCTAAAATTTGAGGTATTTTAAATGGTGATTCAATTGGATAAATTTTTATAATATCATCTGAATATCTTGAGAATACTGTATTAATGATATTTTTCCCTGATAATTCATCTATCTCTTTTTGTCTATGGGTACATAATAATTTAATTTGTTTTTTTGCTCTTGATGTTTTTACCATATCCATCCAAGAGCATCTAACAACTGTGTCATTTCCTAATTCGATTGAAACAATATCTGTACTTTTCAATTCAGTTAAAAGAGGTTTTTTAATTTTATTTATAAAACATCCTATTGCACGTTTACCAATGTTTGTATGAACTGCAAAGGCAAAATCATAAGCTGTAGCACCAACTGGAAGAGTAAACACTTCACCTTTTGGTGAGTATACAATCATCTCTTGTGTATATAAATTATCTTTTGCATCTTGATAAAATTCTTCTACATTTTCATTTGAAAACTCTAAAGATTTTAACCAATTAAGATTTGTTGTATTTTTTGCACCTGTTTTATATTTCCAATGGGCAGCAATTCCAAATTCTGCAATTTTATTCATTTCAAAAGATCTTATTTGAATTTCATAAATTTTTGAATTATAAAAAACAGTTGTATGAATTGTTTGATAACCATTCTCTTTTGGAGTTGCAACATAATCTTTAAATCTTGAAATTAAAGGTTTAAATTCTAAGTGCATATATCCTAGAACTTTATAACAATCTATATCCTCTTCAACTAAAATTCTAATTGCAAATAAATCTAGAACTTCTTCAATAGATATTCCTTTTCTTTGCATTTTTAAATAGATTGAATAATGGTGTTTTATACGGCTATAAATTTTAATTTTACTTAAATCATAACCATTCTTTTCTAATAGATTTTTTGTTGTTGAAATGAATGTATTAAAAGTAAGTTGCATTGCATGTTGTTGTTCTTTTAGAAAGTTATCTATTTTTATATATTCATTTGGATAAATATAAAAAAATGCTAAATCTTCTAAAGTATTTTTTAGTGTCGAGATACCTAATCTATTTGCTATTGGAACATAAACAACTAAAGTCTCTTCTGCAATTCTTTTTTGTTTATTAGCTGGTAAAACACTGAGGGTTAACATATTATGTAATCTATCACAAAGTTTTACAATTAAAACTCTTACATCATCAATTGAAGCAATTAACATTTTTCTAAATGTAAGTGCTGAAGATATTATTTTTGAATCACTTGCTTCACTAGAAGCAATAAATTCATGTTCTCTAATTTCAACAATTTTAGTTAACCCATCAACCATATGAGCAATATCAATTCCCCATGTTTCTTTTATATAGTCTAAAGAGTATTTTGTATCTTCTACGACATCATGTAATAATGCAGCTGCAATTATTGCTTCATCTTTTGAAAAGTGTGCAGTAAGTGAAGCTACTAATATTGGATGAACACAATATGGTTCTCCACTTTTTCTGTATTGACCTTCATGTGCTTCAATAATGAAATTAATTATATCACTGAGTTTTGGAGATATCTCTGTTTGAGTATTAAGTTTGTTAATTGCATCTTCAACAGTATTTATTTGTTGAATTTCTTTGATAAATGGATCCATATGATTAAGACCTAGAGATAAGTTTTAACTTATCTCTATTATTTGTCTACAAAACCTTCTATTTTTAATAAACCACTTGCTATTTCATCAATTGCAATATCAGTATATTTCATTTTTTGTGTATTTTGTTCTAATAATGGTTTAGCACCTTTGCTTAATTCGTCAGCTCTTTGTCCAACTGCTATTGCTAAAACATATCTGTCGTTATCTACTTGTTTTAATGCTTTTGATATTCTTTCTTCTAATCTCATGTAAACTATTCCTTTTGGTATTAATTTAATATTTATCTAACTATTGAACATCTACTATAATCACCGTTGATGATTTTTAGTAAATTGCCTTTTTCATTCATGTTTGCAACAACTATTGGAAGCTTATTATCTTTAGCTAATGCAATTGCTGTATCATCCATAACTCTGATGTGATCTTCTAACGCTCTATCATACGATAAAGTTTCTAATTTCTTAGCATCAGGATATTTCATTGGATCTCTATCATAAACACCATCAACTTTTGTGGCTTTAATTAACATTGATGCACCAATCTCTGTAGCTCTTAAAGTAGCTCCCGTATCAGTAGTAAAATATGGGTTTCCTGTTCCTGCTCCAAAAATAACAACTCTTCCTTTTTCAAGGTGTCTCATTGCTTTTCTAACAATAAATGGTTCTGCAATTTGTTCCATTTTAATAGCTGTTTGCAATCTTGCACTTAAACCTTTGTATTCTAATGCCTCTTGCATAGCAATACCGTTTATTACAGTTCCTAACATTCCCATATAATCAGCACTTGTTCTTTTAATAACACCATCAGCTGCTGCTGTTACTCCTCTGATTATATTTCCACCACCAATTACAATACCAACTTCGATACCATTTTCAACTAAACTTTTTATCTCTTCAGCAATATAATCTAATATTTGAGTATCAATACCATAACCCTCAGCGCCTGCTAATGCTTCACCTGAAAATTTTACAAGTACTCTTTTGTTCATATGCATATCCTTGTGTAATTTTTGGATTTTATCTAAAAAATCATTAACAAATACTTAGCTTAGTGCCCATTCATAAAATGGAATAATATTAATCTTTAGTTTTGGATCAGAAATCTTTTCATTATTTGAAATCGTGATAATATTAATCTCATTTATTTCAAATTCATGGGCAGATTTTATTATTTTTTTTAGTGCATTATTCATTAAAAATCTATTAAAAAATGGAATAGGAACTATGGCAATATTTTTTGATTTAATATAAAAATCAATATTGTCTAAATAATAAATATCTTTATATTTATTTACTAATTCTAAAAAAATCATATTTGAAAACTCATTTTTAAACTTTTTTACATGAGAAATTGCATTTAAAAAAGAGTGATTGTAAACATAAATTTTTTTTACTGATTTTTTTTGATTATATTTTTGTAAAAAGTAGATTGATTTATTATCTTCATAAATTTTACAAGTTTCATAAAATTTGTCTTTTGATATTTTGATTTTTGATTTTAAATTATTAAATAATTGAAAAAGAGATTTTTTTTCATCAATATTTTCTATTAATATTTTAAAAATTTCATATTGAGTTTCATCTTTACATTGAAGTTCAATTATCTCTTGTAAACGATGGATTCTTTTGTGTTCATCAATGTTTATAAGTTCTGGTAAATTTCCGAATTTTAGAAAACTATTAAAACTTTGAGTTATATTTTGATGTCTATTATCATGTAATAAATACTCTTCAAAATCTAAAGGATTTATTATGATATTTTCAAATCCTCTTATTTTTTTTGGAGTTAAAGTTGAAATTATTATGTTTTCACAATTTGGAAGTTCAAACTGGAAATCAAAATTTTCTAATACTAAAACAATTATTTCATTCATTCTTATAAATTTTTCGAGATTTTTAGAAACATCAATAACTTCATTTCTTAAATCAGAAAAATCGATATAAAGGTACTCTTTTGGTTTAAAAGTAGATAGGAAATCATAAATTAAATAACTCTTACCTGTTTTAAAAGCACCACTTATGATGGTTTTTGGTTCTTCAATTTTTATTTTTCGCTCCATGAAGTTAACTTTTGTGAAGTTAATTTCATAACAAGCTTCTAAGGTTCTCATTTTTTGTTAGAGATTAAAATAATTGCTTCTTTTATTGCGTTTACATAACTTTTTGTGTTAATTTTTTCATTTTTGTATGCAATATTAAAAGCAGTTCCATGGTCAACAGAAGTTCTAATTATTGGAAGATTTAAACTTACATTTATACTTTGGTCAAAATAAAGAGCTTTTAATGGTGCTAATCCTTGGTCATGATACATTGCAACGAAATATTTGTAGTTTTTTCTTGAAACTGGCGAAAATGCAGTGTCTGGAACTAATGGACCTTTGAAAATATTTTTATCTAAAGCTTTATTTGCTTTTTTTATTGCTTTAAAAATCTCAACTTCTTCATCACCTAAAACCCCATTATCGCTTGCATGTGGATTAAGTCCTAAAACTGCAATATTATCGTTTTTAACATTTTTATAAAAATCAATTAAAAAAGTAGTTAAGTCTTGCTCATTAATCTTTTTTGCAACTTTTTTAAGTGGAATATGTTCTGTAAAAAGTCCCACGAACATTTTTTTACATCCAAGCATCATAATGGCATTTTTACCAAAATAATCCCTTAAAACTTCAGTGTGACCTTTGTATTTAATATCAGCTTTACTCCATGACTCTTTATTAATTGGAAGTGTACAAACAGCATCAACTTCTTTTGTATTTGCTAAATTAATTGCATCCATAAATGAATCATAAGAGTATCTTCCAGCTTTTTTAGAAACTGTTCCTGCTTTTATTTCAAATTCACCTTTTGTTTTAAAAATTTCAAAATCTTTTGGAATTTCCATTTTTAATTCATCAGACGCAAGTTTTAACATCTTTGAATTTATACAATAAACAGGATGGCAAATTTTAGATATTTTTTCATGGCATTTTAAAGCAATTTCAATTCCAATACCATTTAAATCACCTATACTAATTGCAATTTTTGGTTTTATATTAGTCATTTTTTATTAACTCTTTCATATCAATTATAGCTGTTTTTAGACCTGTAAAAACAGAACGAGCAATAATACTTTGCCCAATATTTAACTCTTCAATTTCAGGTATTTTTGAGATTAATGTAACATTTTGATAATTTAATCCATGACCTGCTGCTACTTTTAAATTTAGTTTTTTTGCTAATTTTGATGAAGTTTCAATCTCTTTTATAGATTTATTTAATCTACTTTTTAACTCATTTTTACTTAATTCTAACTCTTTAATACTATGGTGAGTTTGAGCTAGATTTGAATGAAGCATTGCATAAACATTTGCAAAAGTTCCAGTATGAAGTTCTACAAATTCAACTTCAAGTTGGCTTGAAAGTTCAATTATCTCTTCATTTGGATCAATAAATAGTGAAACTTCAATCTCATTTTCATGAAGTTTATCTATAACTTTTTGAAGTTTTTCATAATTTCCTTTTACATCAAGTCCACCCTCAGTTGTAACTTCATTCCTATTTTCAGGAACTAAAGTTGCTCGAGCTGGTTTTAATTTACAAACAATATCAATAATATCACTGTTTATTGAGCACTCTAAATTAATTGGAAGTGATGATTGTTTAATAATAGCAATAGCGTCATTATCATGAATATGTCGTCTATCTTCTCTTAAATGAATTGTAATTTGATCTGCACCTGCAAGTTTACAAATACTAAGTGCGTCAAGAGGATTTGGATCGTTTATTTTTCTAGCTTCTCGCAAAACGGCGATGTGATCAATATTTACACCAAGTAACAATTTGAATCCTTTAATATTGGCTTTTTTCTATGGAATAATAGCCAATATTAAATAAAGAAGTCTTTGAGGGAGTTTGTGATTAAAATAAATCTTTTAATGTAGAAATATTTGCTGCTAGTTTATTATGAACTTCTAGATATTCATCATCAGGATTAGAATCAGCAACAACACCAGCTCCTGCTTGGAATATTACAGTATCTTCTGTAAGCATTGTAGTTCTAATTGTAATTGCACTATCCATATTACCATCAAAACCAAAATAAGCAATACTTCCTGAATAGAAGTTTCTTTTTATTCCCTCAAATTCAGCGATTAATTCCATTGCTCTAATTTTTGGAGCTCCTGTCATTGTTCCTGCTGTGAAAGTTGCCATAAATAAATCAAACATATCATATTTGTCATCAATGATTGCTTCCACATCTGAAACAATATGCATAACATGAGAGTATTTTTCAATTCTCATTAAATCTGTAACTTTTACAGTTCCAGGTCGAGCTACTCTTCCAACATCATTTCTACCTAAATCTACAAGCATTAAGTGTTCAGCTCTCTCTTTAATATCATTGATCAGTTCATTTTCCATCTCAAGGTCTTTTTCTAAAGTTCGACCTCTTTTTCTAGTTCCTGCAATTGGTCTTAAAAGAAGATGACCATCAACTAATCTAATCATAACTTCAGGAGAACTTCCTGCAATTGTGAATTTCTCAAATTGGAGTAAAAATAGATATG from Arcobacter venerupis includes these protein-coding regions:
- a CDS encoding ATP-binding protein encodes the protein MRTLEACYEINFTKVNFMERKIKIEEPKTIISGAFKTGKSYLIYDFLSTFKPKEYLYIDFSDLRNEVIDVSKNLEKFIRMNEIIVLVLENFDFQFELPNCENIIISTLTPKKIRGFENIIINPLDFEEYLLHDNRHQNITQSFNSFLKFGNLPELINIDEHKRIHRLQEIIELQCKDETQYEIFKILIENIDEKKSLFQLFNNLKSKIKISKDKFYETCKIYEDNKSIYFLQKYNQKKSVKKIYVYNHSFLNAISHVKKFKNEFSNMIFLELVNKYKDIYYLDNIDFYIKSKNIAIVPIPFFNRFLMNNALKKIIKSAHEFEINEINIITISNNEKISDPKLKINIIPFYEWALS
- the pyrH gene encoding UMP kinase yields the protein MNKRVLVKFSGEALAGAEGYGIDTQILDYIAEEIKSLVENGIEVGIVIGGGNIIRGVTAAADGVIKRTSADYMGMLGTVINGIAMQEALEYKGLSARLQTAIKMEQIAEPFIVRKAMRHLEKGRVVIFGAGTGNPYFTTDTGATLRATEIGASMLIKATKVDGVYDRDPMKYPDAKKLETLSYDRALEDHIRVMDDTAIALAKDNKLPIVVANMNEKGNLLKIINGDYSRCSIVR
- a CDS encoding DNA-directed RNA polymerase subunit omega — its product is MRLEERISKALKQVDNDRYVLAIAVGQRADELSKGAKPLLEQNTQKMKYTDIAIDEIASGLLKIEGFVDK
- a CDS encoding pyridoxine 5'-phosphate synthase yields the protein MLLGVNIDHIAVLREARKINDPNPLDALSICKLAGADQITIHLREDRRHIHDNDAIAIIKQSSLPINLECSINSDIIDIVCKLKPARATLVPENRNEVTTEGGLDVKGNYEKLQKVIDKLHENEIEVSLFIDPNEEIIELSSQLEVEFVELHTGTFANVYAMLHSNLAQTHHSIKELELSKNELKSRLNKSIKEIETSSKLAKKLNLKVAAGHGLNYQNVTLISKIPEIEELNIGQSIIARSVFTGLKTAIIDMKELIKND
- the pdxA gene encoding 4-hydroxythreonine-4-phosphate dehydrogenase, with the translated sequence MTNIKPKIAISIGDLNGIGIEIALKCHEKISKICHPVYCINSKMLKLASDELKMEIPKDFEIFKTKGEFEIKAGTVSKKAGRYSYDSFMDAINLANTKEVDAVCTLPINKESWSKADIKYKGHTEVLRDYFGKNAIMMLGCKKMFVGLFTEHIPLKKVAKKINEQDLTTFLIDFYKNVKNDNIAVLGLNPHASDNGVLGDEEVEIFKAIKKANKALDKNIFKGPLVPDTAFSPVSRKNYKYFVAMYHDQGLAPLKALYFDQSINVSLNLPIIRTSVDHGTAFNIAYKNEKINTKSYVNAIKEAIILISNKK
- a CDS encoding RelA/SpoT family protein → MDPFIKEIQQINTVEDAINKLNTQTEISPKLSDIINFIIEAHEGQYRKSGEPYCVHPILVASLTAHFSKDEAIIAAALLHDVVEDTKYSLDYIKETWGIDIAHMVDGLTKIVEIREHEFIASSEASDSKIISSALTFRKMLIASIDDVRVLIVKLCDRLHNMLTLSVLPANKQKRIAEETLVVYVPIANRLGISTLKNTLEDLAFFYIYPNEYIKIDNFLKEQQHAMQLTFNTFISTTKNLLEKNGYDLSKIKIYSRIKHHYSIYLKMQRKGISIEEVLDLFAIRILVEEDIDCYKVLGYMHLEFKPLISRFKDYVATPKENGYQTIHTTVFYNSKIYEIQIRSFEMNKIAEFGIAAHWKYKTGAKNTTNLNWLKSLEFSNENVEEFYQDAKDNLYTQEMIVYSPKGEVFTLPVGATAYDFAFAVHTNIGKRAIGCFINKIKKPLLTELKSTDIVSIELGNDTVVRCSWMDMVKTSRAKKQIKLLCTHRQKEIDELSGKNIINTVFSRYSDDIIKIYPIESPFKIPQILDFFKHTKQTIEKKIISHKGLMTRFKIFTSKIKESKFDNILIYSNFSISSVSFDHCCHPKFGDDIVAFKNGNEAIIHHKMCDKAYDKIKTNQQMLFCKWTKDTVYQYKMVISIPNTRGELAKVLTYMAGYEFYILGVEFGRQIHSYIQYCYIEFEINKSNIDEVRKIIEKKVKVIEFYSKKDAYNK